One part of the Prunus persica cultivar Lovell chromosome G5, Prunus_persica_NCBIv2, whole genome shotgun sequence genome encodes these proteins:
- the LOC18776414 gene encoding phosphatidylinositol-glycan biosynthesis class X protein isoform X1 encodes METQRPLRLPNSLFVGLVLVFFSGIGFCIHSSAVLSEVGSCDPNYDDSDSKISAFCSFKKYIMQSYYEKYENLLDSDFQDFIGRELPFGMCEVLPHDLSLVLKLSILHRNLIGHGSHRHLTSSIRVNIKPESISELPFHHCEVIIIERLPSGVFADPFELQHLLQRGVYSNIAVFGDTNLESPSFLSNRSAVEVHMDIGHNLFLRHAEEFNINVEIPLHARYPPLNENGYWEVKFGVPDLFMRCSVEGKSHDESCLYKVSEITGSKLTYGTVVWKIPSGMKVHAGIVSIFTFVAALFSAILIAATSIFYSDINSSKHLKES; translated from the exons ATGGAAACTCAGAGGCCTCTTCGCCTGCCCAATTCCTTGTTCGTTGGACTTGTCTTGGTATTCTTCTCTGGCATTGGTTTTTGCATCCATTCTTCTGCAGTTTTAAGCGAG gtGGGAAGCTGTGATCCAAACTATGATGATAGTGACTCAAAGATCAGTGCCTTTTGTAGTTTCAAGAAGTATATTATGCAATcttattatgaaaaatatgaaaacttgtTAGATTCAGATTTCCAAGATTTTATAGGACGAGAACTTCCTTTTGGTATGTGTGAGGTGCTTCCCCATGATCTGAGTCTTGTGCTAAAACTCTCAATTTTGCATCGGAATCTGATAGGCCATGGTTCTCATCGTCATCTCACTTCATCCATCAGAGTTAATATCAAACCAGAGTCCATATCTGAGTTACCATTTCACCATTGTGAGGTCATAATCATTGAGAGACTGCCATCTGGGGTATTTGCAGATCCATTTGAGCTTCAACATCTCCTTCAGCGTGGTG TATATAGCAATATCGCTGTATTTGGAGATACCAATTTAGAGTCTCCTTCATTTCTTTCCAATCGTTCTGCTGTCGAAGTTCACATGGATATTGGTCATAATCTCTTTCTGAGACACGCTGAAGAGTTTAACATCAACGTAGAGATTCCATTACATGCACGATATCCA CCTCTTAATGAAAACGGCTATTGGGAAGTCAAGTTTGGTGTACCTGATTTGTTCATGCGTTGCAGTGTTGAGGGAAAGTCACATGATGAAAGCTGTTTATATAAGGTGTCAGAGATTACTGGTTCTAAATTAACATATGGTACAGTTGTCTGGAAAATACCTTCTGGGATGAAGGTGCATGCTGGAATTGTAtccattttcacttttgttgcAGCCTTATTTTCAGCTATTTTAATTGCTGCTACATCCATATTTTATTCAGACATCAACTCGAGCAAACATTTGAAAGAATCTTAA
- the LOC18776414 gene encoding uncharacterized protein LOC18776414 isoform X2, which yields METQRPLRLPNSLFVGLVLVFFSGIGFCIHSSAVLSEVGSCDPNYDDSDSKISAFCSFKKYIMQSYYEKYENLLDSDFQDFIGRELPFGMCEVLPHDLSLVLKLSILHRNLIGHGSHRHLTSSIRVNIKPESISELPFHHCEVIIIERLPSGVFADPFELQHLLQRGVYSNIAVFGDTNLESPSFLSNRSAVEVHMDIGHNLFLRHAEEFNINVEIPLHARYPC from the exons ATGGAAACTCAGAGGCCTCTTCGCCTGCCCAATTCCTTGTTCGTTGGACTTGTCTTGGTATTCTTCTCTGGCATTGGTTTTTGCATCCATTCTTCTGCAGTTTTAAGCGAG gtGGGAAGCTGTGATCCAAACTATGATGATAGTGACTCAAAGATCAGTGCCTTTTGTAGTTTCAAGAAGTATATTATGCAATcttattatgaaaaatatgaaaacttgtTAGATTCAGATTTCCAAGATTTTATAGGACGAGAACTTCCTTTTGGTATGTGTGAGGTGCTTCCCCATGATCTGAGTCTTGTGCTAAAACTCTCAATTTTGCATCGGAATCTGATAGGCCATGGTTCTCATCGTCATCTCACTTCATCCATCAGAGTTAATATCAAACCAGAGTCCATATCTGAGTTACCATTTCACCATTGTGAGGTCATAATCATTGAGAGACTGCCATCTGGGGTATTTGCAGATCCATTTGAGCTTCAACATCTCCTTCAGCGTGGTG TATATAGCAATATCGCTGTATTTGGAGATACCAATTTAGAGTCTCCTTCATTTCTTTCCAATCGTTCTGCTGTCGAAGTTCACATGGATATTGGTCATAATCTCTTTCTGAGACACGCTGAAGAGTTTAACATCAACGTAGAGATTCCATTACATGCACGATATCCA TGTTGA
- the LOC18776223 gene encoding uncharacterized protein LOC18776223: MSSSSPAHSSISTTAIAGERGERNGSSNPALSTDDFLFPIDLISIQDRKEEAMLVIKSDLMDALNKVVKSLDEDNWIFEGPRHRINPISRKGGFLQKHMEISNNWNLAPPK; encoded by the exons atgaGTAGTTCATCACCAGCACATTCTTCAATATCAACAACAGCAATAGCTGGAGAAAGAGGAGAACGAAATGGCAGCAGCAATCCTGCTTTGTCTACGGACGACTTCCTCTTCCCCATTGATCTGATTTCTATTCAAGATCGCAAAGAAGAGGCAATGCTTG TTATAAAATCTGATCTGATGGACGCACTTAACAAGGTGGTTAAATCTCTTGATGAAGATAATTGGATCTTTGAAGGACCACGCCACCGTATCAACCCTATATCAAGAAAAG GCGGTTTTCTCCAGAAGCATAtggaaatttcaaataattggAATTTAGCCCCACCAAAATGA
- the LOC18777391 gene encoding mitogen-activated protein kinase kinase 10 — protein MTLVRERRHQQALRLSPLPPDVTPVAADHFRQQRTTAPTSTPDSPANVENLSDLEKLEVLGHGNGGTVYKVCHMKTSTIYALKVLRFDHNGTGILQQAAREAEILKLVDSPYVIRCHGVFDNNGFMSSTSDHNDGGGDLCFVMEYMEGGSLLDVLRARQRLPEHVISSVAKRVLQGLHYLHAMQIVHRDIKPSNLLINGRGQVKIADFGVSHVVAGAREACDSYMGTYAYMSPERFDPERWGGDNADGFAGDVWSLGLVALQCHMGHFPLITPEQKPDWATLMCVICFGEEVEMPETASPEFRSFIWRCVEKDWRKRATVDELLDHPFVNKTCCSSTDDLVDYV, from the coding sequence ATGACActggtgagagagagaaggcacCAACAAGCACTAAGGCTCTCCCCACTGCCACCGGATGTTACTCCGGTAGCAGCTGATCATTTCAGGCAGCAGAGGACTACTGCTCCTACTTCTACTCCTGACTCTCCAGCCAATGTGGAAAACCTCTCTGACCTTGAGAAACTGGAAGTTCTTGGACATGGCAATGGCGGCACTGTTTATAAAGTGTGTCACATGAAAACCTCAACCATTTACGCGTTGAAAGTCCTCCGTTTCGACCACAATGGCACCGGTATCTTGCAACAAGCGGCCCGTGAGGCGGAGATCCTTAAGCTAGTGGACTCACCCTATGTCATTAGATGCCATGGGGTTTTTGACAATAATGGCTTCATGAGTAGTACTAGTGATCACAATGATGGTGGGGGTGATTTGTGTTTTGTGATGGAGTATATGGAAGGAGGCTCGCTGCTCGATGTGCTGCGAGCACGCCAGAGATTGCCTGAGCACGTAATCTCTAGCGTGGCAAAGCGTGTCCTTCAAGGACTGCACTATCTGCATGCCATGCAGATAGTGCATAGGGACATAAAGCCCTCAAACCTGCTCATAAATGGTAGAGGCCAAGTGAAAATTGCAGATTTCGGGGTGAGCCATGTTGTGGCAGGTGCCCGTGAGGCGTGCGACTCCTACATGGGCACTTACGCTTACATGAGCCCCGAAAGGTTTGATCCAGAGCGGTGGGGCGGTGATAATGCGGATGGGTTTGCCGGTGATGTGTGGTCACTTGGATTGGTGGCGTTGCAATGTCACATGGGTCATTTCCCACTGATTACTCCTGAGCAGAAACCAGATTGGGCAACTTTAATGTGTGTGATATGCTTTGGAGAGGAGGTGGAGATGCCGGAGACGGCATCCCCGGAATTTCGGAGTTTCATTTGGAGATGTGTGGAGAAGGATTGGAGGAAGAGAGCAACTGTTGATGAGCTTCTTGACCACCCTTTTGTCAATAAAACTTGCTGCTCTTCCACTGACGACTTGGTTGATTATGTTTAA
- the LOC18777044 gene encoding heat shock factor protein HSF8, with translation MGGANNNCDEASMAGGGGGAQQAGLAPAPAPLLNSNAPPPFLSKTYDMVDDPATDQVVSWSPTNNSFVVWNPPEFARDLLPKYFKHNNFSSFVRQLNTYGFRKVDPDRWEFANEGFLRGQKHLLKSINRRKPAHGHGHQQPQPSQGQNSVAACVEVGKFGLEEEVERLKRDKNVLMQELIKLRQQQQSTDNQLQAMVQRLLGMEQRQQQMMSFLAKAVQSPSFLTQFVQQQNESNRRIIEVNKKRRLKQDEGGDSGTPDGQIVKYQPPVNEAAKAMLRQIMTTDTSSRLESFNDSPDKFPIGNGSSSSSSLIDSGSSSSRASGVTLQEVPLTSGLGSSSAISEVQSSLQATNSGTVMRSPFSDINALVGAQEAQSIPISQADVIIPELSQIPEMVPESLVDIPEENMGPDAGVGFIENMASDASDGFIGDILGLDGSMTIDIDSIPPDPDIEALLKNWDQFLQSPEPDEMDSTYAEGVPMGNEEQPSTENGWDKTQHNMDNLTEKMGRLTSDTKGV, from the exons ATGGGAGGTGCTAATAACAACTGCGACGAGGCATCAATGgccggcggcggcggcggagCCCAGCAGGCGGGTTTGGCTCCGGCGCCAGCACCGTTACTGAACTCGAACGCGCCGCCGCCTTTTCTGAGCAAGACGTACGACATGGTGGACGACCCGGCGACCGACCAGGTTGTGTCGTGGAGCCCCACCAACAACAGCTTCGTGGTTTGGAACCCGCCGGAATTTGCTAGGGACCTTCTGCCCAAGTACTTCAAGCACAATAACTTCTCCAGCTTTGTGAGGCAGTTGAACACCTAT GGATTTAGGAAGGTTGACCCAGACCGCTGGGAATTTGCAAATGAGGGCTTTTTGAGGGGTCAGAAGCATCTCCTTAAGAGTATCAACCGGCGAAAACCTGCGCATGGACATGGTCATCAACAGCCACAGCCATCACAAGGACAGAATTCAGTGGCTGCGTGTGTAGAGGTTGGGAAGTTTGGCCTTGAGGAAGAGGTTGAGAGGCTAAAAAGGGACAAGAATGTGCTTATGCAGGAACTTATTAAGTTGAGGCAGCAGCAACAGTCTACTGATAACCAGCTGCAAGCAATGGTGCAACGTCTTCTGGGTATGGAACAGCGGCAGCAACAGATGATGTCATTCCTTGCAAAGGCTGTGCAGAGCCCAAGTTTCTTGACTCAGTTTGTACAGCAGCAGAATGAGAGCAATAGGCGCATAATTGAAGTCAACAAAAAACGGAGGCTCAAGCAGGATGAGGGCGGGGACTCTGGTACTCCTGATGGACAGATTGTGAAGTATCAGCCTCCAGTGAATGAAGCAGCAAAGGCAATGCTCAGGCAGATTATGACAACAGATACTTCTTCCCGGCTGGAATCTTTTAATGACAGCCCTGATAAATTCCCAATTGGCAAtggctcatcatcatcatccagtTTAATAGACAGTGGGAGCTCTTCAAGCCGTGCGTCAGGAGTGACCCTTCAAGAGGTCCCACTGACTTCAGGGCTTGGTTCGTCATCTGCAATTTCTGAAGTACAATCTTCTCTACAGGCTACAAACTCTGGAACAGTTATGAGATCTCCATTCTCAGATATAAATGCCCTCGTCGGAGCACAAGAGGCACAATCAATCCCTATCTCTCAGGCAGATGTAATCATCCCCGAGCTTTCTCAAATACCGGAAATGGTACCCGAAAGTTTAGTTGATATTCCTGAAGAAAACATGGGACCTGATGCGGGTGTTGGATTTATTGAAAACATGGCATCTGACGCAAGTGATGGATTTATCGGCGACATATTGGGATTGGATGGGTCAATGACCATAGACATTGATAGTATTCCTCCTGATCCTGACATAGAAGCATTGCTAAAGAATTGGGATCAATTTTTACAAAGTCCAGAGCCAGATGAAATGGATTCTACTTATGCAGAAGGAGTGCCCATGGGAAATGAAGAGCAGCCGTCAACAGAGAATGGATGGGACAAAACCCAGCATAATATGGATAACCTTACTGAAAAAATGGGACGTCTTACTTCAGATACCAAAGGGGTTTGA
- the LOC18776774 gene encoding signal recognition particle receptor subunit beta: MEGLEQWKVLAEQWKKQAEKWSSQALEHIQAEKWSSQALEYIHQVPPEQIYAAIAILIFTSFLLILVRLFKRPKANTILLSGLSGSGKTLLFYQLRDGSSHQGTVTSMEPNEGTFVLHSEKSKNGKVNPVHLVDVPGHSRLRAKLDDFLPQAAGIVFVVDALEFLPNCRAASEYLYDILTKASVVRKKIPVLILCNKTDKVTAHSKEFIRKQLEKEIDKLRASRSAISAADIANDFTLGVPGEPFSFHQCQNKVTVAEASGLTGDVSQVEQFIRDHVKS, encoded by the exons ATGGAAGGATTAGAACAATGGAAGGTGCTGGCAGAACAATGGAAGAAACAGGCAGAGAAATGGTCGTCGCAAGCCCTTGAACACATTCAGGCAGAGAAATGGTCGTCTCAAGCCCTCGAATACATTCATCAGGTTCCACCTGAGCAGATTTATGCTGCAATCGCCATCTTGATATTCACATCATTTTTACTCATATTGG TTAGGTTGTTTAAACGCCCTAAAGCTAATACCATACTGCTGAGTGGGCTTAGCGGGAGTGGGAAGACTCTTCTTTTCTATCAA CTTCGGGATGGCTCTTCTCATCAAGGTACTGTCACATCTATGGAACCAAATGAGGGAACTTTTGTGCTCCATTCTGAAAAATCCAAG AACGGAAAGGTAAATCCTGTTCATCTTGTTGATGTTCCTGGGCATTCTCGCCTTAGAGCCAAACTAGATGATTTCCTACCTCAAGCCGCAGGTATAGTATTTGTGGTTGATGCTTTGGAGTTCTTACCAAATTGCCGTGCTGCTTCAGA GTACTTATATGATATTTTGACCAAGGCTAGTGTGGTGAGGAAGAAAATTCCAGTTCTTATTCTCTGCAACAAGACAGACAAAGTGACAGCACATAGCAAGGAATTTATTCGAAAACAGTTGGAGAAGGAAAT TGACAAATTACGAGCATCAAGAAGTGCAATATCAGCAGCTGATATTGCAAATGACTTTACACTTGGAGTACCTGGCGAACCATTTTCATTCCATCAGTGCCAGAACAAAGTTACAGTTGCAGAAGCTTCTGGTCTAACGGGTGACGTATCTCAGGTGGAGCAATTTATCAGGGACCATGTGAAGTCTTAG
- the LOC18778124 gene encoding E3 ubiquitin-protein ligase COP1: MEECSTGALVPAVKPEPKPSSIEASADPGSNDVDRPTHEKGLMEVDKDLLCPICMQLVKDAFLTACGHSFCYMCIITHLRNKSDCPCCAQFLSTNQLFPNFLLDKLLKKASARQISKSASPVEHFRQALQQGCEVSIKELDTLLTLLAEKKRKMEQEEAERNMQILLDFLNCLRKQKVEELNEVQTHLQFIKEDIGAVERRRMDLYRARDRYSVKLRMLGGDDSISGARKSWPSSIDNNTSSLSGRAGMSSWNLQPKKLDGWGLQKKDALSASDSQYMTQSGLAVARKKRVHSQFDELQECYLQKRRQMANQPYTQQERDKNVMQREGYTTGLADFQSVLTTLTRYSRMRVIAELRHGDLFHPANIVSSIEFDRDYELFATAGVSRCIKVFDFSSVVNDPADVHCPVVEMPTRSKLSCLSWNKFTKNHIASTDYEGIVTVWDVNTRQSVMEYEEHEKRAWSVDFSCTEPTRLVSGSDDCKVKVWCTRQETSVLDIDMKANICCVKYNPGSSNCIAVGSADHHIHYYDLRNPSQPLHVFTGHKKAVSYVKFLSNYELASASTDSTLRLWNVKENIPVRTFKGHTNEKNFVGLTVNGEYIACGSETNEVFVYHKEISKPVTWHRFGSPDLDDTDDDAGSYFISAVCWKSDSPTMLTANSQGTIKVLVLAA; the protein is encoded by the exons atggaGGAGTGCTCGACTGGGGCTCTAGTCCCGGCGGTGAAACCAGAACCAAAGCCATCAAGCATCGAGGCTTCGGCTGATCCAGGGAGCAATGACGTGGATCGTCCAACTCATGAGAAAGGATTGATGGAGGTGGACAAGGATTTGTTGTGTCCAATTTGCATGCAGCTGGTAAAGGATGCCTTCCTCACAGCATGTGGTCACAGCTTCTGCTACATGTGCATCATTACCCACCTCCGCAACAAGAGTGACTGCCCTTGCTGCGCCCAGTTCCTCAGCACCAATCAATTGTTCCCCAATTTCCTGCTGGATAAG CTTCTGAAGAAGGCATCGGCTCGTCAAATTTCCAAAAGTGCGTCCCCTGTGGAGCATTTTCGTCAGGCATTGCAACAG GGATGTGAAGTGTCCATCAAGGAGCTAGACACCCTATTGACACTCCTGgcggagaagaagaggaaaatggAACAAGAAGAGGCAGAGAGAAATATGCAAATACTGCTTGACTTCTTGAATTGCCTAAGGAAGCAAAAAGTTGAAGAGCTTAATGAG GTGCAAACCCATCTTCAATTTATTAAAGAGGACATAGGTGCAGTAGAGAGACGCAGAATGGACTTGTACCGTGCGAGGGACAGATACTCCGTCAAGCTGCGGATGCTTGGAGGGGATGATTCTATTTCTGGTGCAAGAAAGTCATGGCCTTCCTCCATAGATAACAATACCAGTTCTCTCAGTGGGCGAGCAGGGATGTCTTCATGGAATCTTCAACCTAAGAAACTTGATGGCTGGGGACTTCAGAAAAAGGATGCTTTAAGTGCATCAGACTCCCAGTATATGACTCAATCTGGTCTTGCTGTAGCCAGAAAGAAGCGGGTCCATTCACAG TTTGATGAACTACAAGAGTGCTACCTGCAAAAGCGACGCCAGATGGCGAACCAACCATATACCCAGCAAGAACGGGACAAAAATGTGATGCAAAGAGAAGGTTACACTACAGGCCTTGCTGATTTTCAATCAGTGCTTACCACGTTAACACGGTATAG TCGGATGAGGGTCATTGCTGAACTTAGGCATGGAGATCTATTTCACCCAGCCAATATAGTATCAAG CATTGAATTTGACCGTGATTATGAATTGTTCGCTACTGCTGGGGTTTCACGGTGCATAAAAGTTTTCGACTTCTCCTCA GTTGTGAATGATCCAGCTGATGTGCATTGTCCTGTTGTGGAGATGCCTACACGTTCAAAGCTTAGTTGCTTGAGCTGGAACAAGTTTACGAAAAACCATATAGCTAGTACTGATTATGAGGGAATAGTAACAGTTTGGGATGTAAATACTCGGCAA AGTGTCATGGAGTATGAAGAGCATGAAAAACGTGCTTGGAGTGTTGATTTTTCATGCACAGAGCCCACGAGGCTTGTATCTGGTAGTGATGATTGTAAG GTAAAAGTTTGGTGCACAAGGCAGGAAACTAGTGTTCTTGACATTGACATGAAAGCAAACATTTGTTGTGTTAAGTATAATCCTGGATCCAGCAACTGCATTGCG GTTGGTTCAGCAGACCATCACATCCACTATTATGATTTAAGAAATCCGAGCCAGCCACTCCATGTGTTCACCGGGCACAAGAAAGCTGTTTCTTATGTGAAATTCTTGTCAAACTATGAGCTTGCCTCTGCATCCACTGATAGCACATTGCGGTTATGGAATGTGAAGGAAAATATTCCA GTTCGTACGTTTAAAGGTCACACAAATGAGAAGAACTTCGTAGGTCTTACAGTAAACGGGGAATACATTGCTTGTGGCAGTGAAACGAATGAAGTGTTCGTGTATCATAAG GAAATCTCCAAACCTGTGACTTGGCATAGATTTGGATCGCCTGATTTGGATGACACCGATGATGATGCAGGGTCTTACTTCATCAGTGCTGTATGTTGGAAGAGTGATAGCCCTACCATGCTAACTGCTAACAGTCAGGGAACCATTAAAGTGCTGGTTCTTGCTGCTTAA